A genomic region of Mycolicibacterium poriferae contains the following coding sequences:
- a CDS encoding WD40 repeat domain-containing protein — protein sequence MESLVFSPDGTTLATGSSDTTVRLWDTTTGQPLGNPLTGHTEGVGSVAFSPDGTTLASASYDNTVRLWDTTTGRPLGNPLTGHTEGVTSVAFSPDGTTLATGSGDTTVRLWDTTTGQPLGNPLTGHTGGINSVTFSPDGTRLATASVDDDIRVWSVDTGETIGEPLTGHWSSVIDVAFSPDGRRLVSGADDATVRLWNADTGQAIGAPLTGHESIVYAVTFTPDGERVVSSSRDGTVRMWDPAAGTPLTGHSDSVLSVAFSPAGDRLASASFDATVRTWDVETGQQVSTLVGHTGAVSTVAFSPDGTRIASGGLDSTVRIWDAETGRPLGAPLTGHTDEIASIAFSPDGTRLASGSFDDTIRFWDTETGVLEGEIEVPSGTAAISVAFSPDGRILASAGNVGTLLLWDTESYEAVRDPLDVPGDSAVGSVAFSPDGRRLAASSYDSLIRVWDVEDWRPAGEPLNGHQGLVRSVVFSPDGQRLASGGFDGTVRLWDVSTGQPFGDPLRGHDYPVVDVAFSPDGTLVASASYDTTVRLWPASATESQLCDKLTANMSHRQWRDWVSPDIDYRQTCPDLPIAPDPAGTQ from the coding sequence GTGGAGTCGTTGGTATTCAGTCCCGACGGGACCACGCTGGCCACCGGCAGCAGCGACACCACCGTCCGCCTCTGGGACACCACCACCGGCCAACCCCTCGGCAACCCCCTGACCGGCCACACCGAAGGGGTTGGCAGCGTGGCCTTCAGCCCCGACGGCACCACCCTGGCCTCCGCCAGCTACGACAACACCGTCCGCCTCTGGGACACCACCACCGGCCGACCCCTCGGCAACCCCCTGACCGGCCACACCGAGGGAGTCACCAGCGTCGCCTTCAGCCCCGACGGCACCACCCTGGCCACCGGCAGCGGCGACACCACCGTCCGCCTCTGGGACACCACCACCGGCCAACCCCTCGGCAACCCCCTGACCGGCCACACCGGCGGCATCAACAGCGTCACCTTCAGCCCCGACGGCACCCGCCTGGCCACCGCCAGCGTCGACGACGACATCCGGGTCTGGAGCGTAGACACCGGCGAGACCATCGGAGAACCTCTCACCGGACACTGGAGCAGTGTCATCGACGTCGCGTTCAGCCCCGACGGACGGCGCCTCGTCTCCGGCGCCGATGATGCGACGGTGCGGTTGTGGAACGCCGACACCGGCCAAGCCATCGGCGCACCCCTGACCGGACACGAAAGCATCGTTTATGCGGTGACTTTCACCCCCGACGGCGAACGTGTCGTGTCGAGCAGCCGGGACGGCACCGTGCGGATGTGGGACCCGGCCGCCGGCACGCCGCTCACGGGCCACTCCGACAGTGTGCTCAGCGTCGCGTTCAGCCCGGCCGGGGACCGACTGGCCAGCGCGAGCTTCGACGCGACCGTCCGCACCTGGGATGTCGAGACCGGCCAGCAGGTCAGTACGCTCGTCGGCCACACCGGTGCCGTGAGCACCGTGGCCTTCAGTCCCGACGGCACCCGCATCGCCTCCGGCGGCTTGGACTCCACCGTGCGGATCTGGGACGCCGAGACCGGCCGGCCCCTCGGCGCACCCCTCACCGGCCACACCGATGAGATCGCGAGCATCGCGTTCAGCCCCGACGGCACCCGCCTGGCCTCAGGCAGCTTCGATGACACGATTCGGTTTTGGGACACCGAAACCGGTGTCCTCGAAGGAGAAATCGAGGTGCCTAGCGGCACCGCGGCGATCAGCGTGGCTTTCAGCCCGGATGGGCGCATCCTGGCCAGTGCTGGAAACGTCGGTACGCTTCTACTCTGGGACACCGAATCATACGAGGCGGTCCGAGACCCCCTCGATGTCCCCGGAGATTCGGCCGTGGGCAGTGTGGCGTTCAGTCCGGACGGACGGCGTCTGGCCGCCAGTAGCTACGACAGCCTGATCAGAGTGTGGGACGTCGAGGACTGGCGACCCGCCGGTGAACCGCTCAACGGTCACCAGGGACTGGTGCGATCAGTCGTTTTCAGTCCCGACGGACAAAGGCTCGCCAGCGGAGGCTTCGACGGGACCGTGCGGCTATGGGACGTGTCGACCGGCCAGCCATTCGGCGACCCACTGCGTGGGCACGACTATCCAGTGGTCGACGTTGCGTTCAGTCCTGACGGGACACTGGTCGCCAGTGCGAGCTACGACACCACCGTGCGGTTGTGGCCGGCCTCAGCCACTGAGTCGCAATTGTGCGACAAGCTCACCGCCAACATGAGTCACCGGCAATGGCGCGACTGGGTCTCCCCCGACATCGACTACCGCCAGACCTGCCCCGACCTGCCAATCGCACCCGACCCCGCCGGGACTCAATGA
- a CDS encoding toll/interleukin-1 receptor domain-containing protein, whose product MSRIFLSHSSRDVRQAVALKRWLALQDPPLANEIFLDVDPDTGLRAGSRWKEALRQANARCEAVICLLSPRWEASDECRVEYRTAENLNKQIFVARLEPSTGDGLTSEWQRCDLFGAGAVTEVEVGGGAPVVFATEGLYRLRDAIRGAGIGAESFVWPPPSDPDRAPYRGWEPLEPCDAAVFFGRDAQIVRALDAVRGMRLSGLNSLFVVLGPSGTGKSSFLRAGLLPRLTREDRRFVVLDIVRPERNALTGQSGLAAAIHSARRRFGFTAPNLGEIKAACTGGDVTALTQWLTQVRTAAAARLVDRGDQAGAAPTLVLPVDQAEELFTAEAAGPAETFLQVLAGLVAALNTTEAGLTVAVTIRTDRYEVMQTHPALAEVDTVLFDELKPMPATQFKEVIVGPAMRATEAGTPLRVAPDLVERLLADAGAGADTLPMLALTMSRLYTDYGDDGELRLDQYEAMGGMARVVATEIDEILATDPAQRHTQLLALRAAFVPWLATINPDNDQPLRRVARYQDLPESSRPLIDAMVARRLMVKDTRDGQTVVEVALESLLRQWDDLAGWLADQRHHLKAADDIERAAAAWTHHDHDDPPGYWPAPASPTPKPWPTPPASANASTPSATTSPPAATPKTNATPPKNNNAESNSTPPENALTTPKNAKPPPKPTAPPCANARASCAPSWPPPPSSPYWPSWAAWWPSAPAPKPKTASSKPPANA is encoded by the coding sequence GTGTCGCGGATTTTTTTGAGTCATTCGAGTCGTGATGTGCGTCAGGCAGTGGCGTTGAAGCGGTGGTTGGCGTTGCAGGATCCGCCGTTGGCCAATGAGATTTTTTTGGATGTGGATCCTGATACGGGGTTGCGGGCGGGTTCGCGGTGGAAGGAGGCGTTGCGGCAGGCCAACGCGCGGTGTGAGGCGGTGATTTGTCTGTTGTCGCCGCGTTGGGAGGCCTCTGATGAGTGTCGGGTGGAGTATCGCACGGCGGAGAATCTGAACAAGCAGATTTTCGTGGCGCGGTTGGAGCCCTCGACCGGGGACGGGTTGACCTCGGAATGGCAGCGCTGCGATCTGTTCGGTGCGGGGGCGGTCACCGAAGTGGAGGTCGGTGGTGGGGCGCCGGTGGTGTTCGCCACCGAGGGGTTGTACCGGTTGCGTGATGCGATTCGGGGTGCCGGTATCGGGGCCGAGTCGTTTGTCTGGCCGCCGCCGTCAGATCCTGATCGTGCACCCTATCGGGGGTGGGAGCCGTTGGAGCCCTGTGATGCCGCGGTGTTCTTCGGTCGGGATGCGCAGATCGTGCGGGCGCTGGACGCGGTGCGCGGGATGCGGCTGTCGGGGCTCAACTCGTTGTTTGTGGTGTTGGGGCCCTCGGGCACGGGGAAGTCGTCGTTTCTGCGGGCCGGGTTGTTGCCGCGGTTGACCCGCGAGGATCGCCGCTTCGTGGTCCTCGACATCGTGCGTCCGGAACGCAATGCGCTGACCGGGCAGTCCGGACTGGCCGCAGCGATTCACTCAGCCCGACGCCGATTCGGTTTCACTGCACCCAATTTGGGAGAGATCAAAGCGGCGTGCACCGGTGGGGACGTGACCGCGCTGACCCAGTGGCTGACCCAGGTACGCACCGCGGCAGCGGCTCGGCTGGTCGACCGCGGCGATCAGGCCGGCGCGGCCCCGACGCTGGTGTTGCCGGTCGATCAGGCCGAAGAGTTGTTCACCGCCGAGGCAGCAGGGCCGGCCGAAACCTTCCTGCAGGTGCTGGCCGGGCTGGTGGCCGCACTCAACACCACCGAGGCCGGGTTGACCGTGGCGGTCACCATCCGCACCGACCGCTACGAGGTGATGCAGACCCACCCGGCGTTGGCCGAGGTGGACACGGTGCTCTTCGACGAACTCAAACCCATGCCGGCCACCCAGTTCAAAGAAGTCATCGTCGGCCCGGCGATGCGCGCCACCGAGGCCGGCACCCCACTACGGGTGGCCCCCGACCTCGTCGAGCGCCTGCTCGCCGACGCCGGCGCCGGCGCCGACACCTTACCGATGCTGGCCCTGACGATGTCGCGGCTCTACACCGACTACGGCGACGACGGCGAACTACGCCTCGACCAGTACGAGGCCATGGGCGGCATGGCCCGCGTGGTGGCCACCGAGATCGACGAGATCCTGGCCACCGACCCCGCCCAACGCCACACACAATTACTGGCCCTGCGCGCGGCGTTCGTCCCCTGGCTGGCCACCATCAACCCCGACAACGACCAACCGCTACGGCGAGTGGCGCGCTACCAGGACCTCCCCGAATCCAGCCGCCCCCTCATCGACGCCATGGTGGCCCGACGACTGATGGTCAAAGACACCCGCGACGGCCAAACCGTCGTCGAAGTCGCCCTGGAAAGCCTGCTACGCCAATGGGATGACCTGGCAGGCTGGCTGGCCGACCAACGCCACCATCTCAAAGCCGCCGACGACATCGAACGCGCCGCCGCAGCCTGGACCCACCACGACCACGACGACCCGCCTGGCTACTGGCCGGCACCCGCCTCGCCGACGCCGAAACCCTGGCCCACACCCCCGGCTTCCGCGAACGCCTCCACACCGTCGGCGACTACCTCGCCGCCAGCCGCGACGCCGAAAACCAACGCCACGCCGCCGAAGAACAACAACGCCGAATCGAACTCGACGCCGCCCGAGAACGCGCTCACAACGCCCAAGAACGCCAAGCCACCGCCGAAGCCCACAGCGCCACCCTGCGCAAACGCTCGCGCATCCTGCGCGCCGTCCTGGCCGCCACCGCCATCGTCGCCGTACTGGCCGTCCTGGGCGGCCTGGTGGCCATCCGCGCCCGCACCCAAGCCCAAGACCGCTTCCTCCAAGCCACCAGCCAACGCCTGA
- a CDS encoding nSTAND1 domain-containing NTPase: protein MEPCDAAVFFGRDAQIVRALDAVRGMRLSGLNSLFVVLGPSGTGKSSFLRAGLLPRLTREDRRFVVLDIVRPERNALTGQSGLAAAIHSARRRFGFTAPNLGEIKAACTGGDVTALTQWLTQVRTAAAARLVDRGDQAGAAPTLVLPVDQAEELFTAEAAGPAETFLQVLAGLVAALNTTEAGLTVAVTIRTDRYEVMQTHPALAEVDTVLFDELKPMPATQFKEVIVGPAMRATEAGTTGGPDLVERLLADAGAGADTLPMLALTMSRLYTDYGDDGELRLDQYEAMGGMARVVATEIDEILATDPAQRHTQLLALRAAFVPWLATINPDNDQPLRRVARYQDLPESSRPLIDAMVARRLMVKDTRDGQTVVEVALESLLRQWDDLAGWLADQRHHLKAADDIERAAAAWTHHDHDPAWLLAGTRLADAETLAHTPGFRERLHTVGDYLAASRDAENQRHAAEEQQRRIELDAARERAHNAQERQATAEAHSATLRKRSRILRAVLAATAIVAVLAVLGGLVAIRARTQAQDRFLQATSQRLTSQAQAMLADTSPGSDTRAFQQLLAARHLTPTPTNDSALYSATINKLTTTKIIEIPDYVTSVGFSPDGGRFAAATVDDVVQLWDTATGEPLGDPLTGHTEGVNSVVFSPDGTTLATGSSDNTVRLWDTTTGQPLGNPLTGHTDRVTRVAFSPDGTTLASASYDNTVRLWDTTTGHPLGNPLTGHTEGVTSVAFSPDGTTLATGSSDTTVRLWDTTTGHPLGNPLTGHTDTVSNVTFSPDGTRLATASNDATARVWSVETQLPTTDFLFGHSDALDGLAFSPDGRQLATGSADATVRLWNADTGQAIGAPLTGHESVVHSVAFTPDGKRIFTGSFDRTVRIWDPYSTASWAGHDAFVSGVAFSPDGKILASSSGDATIRLWDPRSGQPLGRPLTGHTGPVNSVAFSPDGTRLASGGSDTTVRIWDAETGQPDGAPLTGHTDAVYSVAFSPDGTRLTSVADDDTARVWNVAERRLNAEPVAGVTRVALSPDSQRLAYTEEGSNTVYVADLEVGGLVGDPLTGHTSDLRQMVFSPDGQRLATAGLDASVRLWEVETGRPIGEPLIGHRAAVLGLAFSPDGRLLASSSYDGTVQLWDTESGRAYGEPIGSNGGGVVGLAFSPDGDSIAFGGYGNTVRLVPARAGEADLCDKLTANMSHRQWNDWVSPEIDYQQTCPDLPIAPDPPSTQ from the coding sequence TTGGAGCCCTGTGATGCCGCGGTGTTCTTCGGTCGGGATGCGCAGATCGTGCGGGCGCTGGACGCGGTGCGCGGGATGCGGCTGTCGGGGCTCAACTCGTTGTTTGTGGTGTTGGGGCCCTCGGGCACGGGGAAGTCGTCGTTTCTGCGGGCCGGGTTGTTGCCGCGGTTGACCCGCGAGGATCGCCGCTTCGTGGTCCTCGACATCGTGCGTCCGGAACGCAATGCGCTGACCGGGCAGTCCGGACTGGCCGCAGCGATTCACTCAGCCCGACGCCGATTCGGTTTCACTGCACCCAATTTGGGAGAGATCAAAGCGGCGTGCACCGGTGGGGACGTGACCGCGCTGACCCAGTGGCTGACCCAGGTACGCACCGCGGCAGCGGCTCGGCTGGTCGACCGCGGCGATCAGGCCGGCGCGGCCCCGACGCTGGTGTTGCCGGTCGATCAGGCCGAAGAGTTGTTCACCGCCGAGGCAGCAGGGCCGGCCGAAACCTTCCTGCAGGTGCTGGCCGGGCTGGTGGCCGCACTCAACACCACCGAGGCCGGGTTGACCGTGGCGGTCACCATCCGCACCGACCGCTACGAGGTGATGCAGACCCACCCGGCGTTGGCCGAGGTGGACACGGTGCTCTTCGACGAACTCAAACCCATGCCGGCCACCCAGTTCAAAGAAGTCATCGTCGGCCCGGCGATGCGCGCCACCGAGGCCGGCACTACGGGTGGCCCCGACCTCGTCGAGCGCCTGCTCGCCGACGCCGGCGCCGGCGCCGACACCTTACCGATGCTGGCCCTGACGATGTCGCGGCTCTACACCGACTACGGCGACGACGGCGAACTACGCCTCGACCAGTACGAGGCCATGGGCGGCATGGCCCGCGTGGTGGCCACCGAGATCGACGAGATCCTGGCCACCGACCCCGCCCAACGCCACACACAATTACTGGCCCTGCGCGCGGCGTTCGTCCCCTGGCTGGCCACCATCAACCCCGACAACGACCAACCGCTACGGCGAGTGGCGCGCTACCAGGACCTCCCCGAATCCAGCCGCCCCCTCATCGACGCCATGGTGGCCCGACGACTGATGGTCAAAGACACCCGCGACGGCCAAACCGTCGTCGAAGTCGCCCTGGAAAGCCTGCTACGCCAATGGGATGACCTGGCAGGCTGGCTGGCCGACCAACGCCACCATCTCAAAGCCGCCGACGACATCGAACGCGCCGCCGCAGCCTGGACCCACCACGACCACGACCCCGCCTGGCTACTGGCCGGCACCCGCCTCGCCGACGCCGAAACCCTGGCCCACACCCCCGGCTTCCGCGAACGCCTCCACACCGTCGGCGACTACCTCGCCGCCAGCCGCGACGCCGAAAACCAACGCCACGCCGCCGAAGAACAACAACGCCGAATCGAACTCGACGCCGCCCGAGAACGCGCTCACAACGCCCAAGAACGCCAAGCCACCGCCGAAGCCCACAGCGCCACCCTGCGCAAACGCTCGCGCATCCTGCGCGCCGTCCTGGCCGCCACCGCCATCGTCGCCGTACTGGCCGTCCTGGGCGGCCTGGTGGCCATCCGCGCCCGCACCCAAGCCCAAGACCGCTTCCTCCAAGCCACCAGCCAACGCCTGACCTCCCAAGCCCAAGCCATGCTCGCCGACACCAGCCCCGGCAGCGACACCCGCGCCTTCCAACAACTCCTCGCCGCCCGCCACCTCACCCCCACCCCCACCAACGACAGCGCCCTCTACAGCGCCACCATCAACAAACTCACCACCACCAAAATCATCGAAATACCTGACTATGTCACGAGTGTCGGGTTCAGCCCGGATGGAGGCCGTTTCGCGGCGGCCACTGTCGATGACGTTGTGCAGTTGTGGGATACCGCCACCGGCGAACCCCTCGGCGACCCGCTGACCGGCCACACCGAAGGGGTCAACAGCGTCGTATTCAGCCCCGACGGGACCACGCTGGCCACCGGCAGCAGCGACAACACCGTCCGCCTCTGGGACACCACCACCGGCCAACCCCTCGGCAACCCCCTGACCGGCCACACCGACCGTGTCACCCGCGTGGCCTTCAGCCCCGACGGCACCACCCTGGCCTCCGCCAGCTACGACAACACCGTCCGCCTCTGGGACACCACCACCGGCCACCCCCTCGGCAACCCCCTGACCGGCCACACCGAGGGAGTCACCAGCGTCGCCTTCAGCCCCGACGGCACCACCCTGGCCACCGGCAGCAGCGACACCACCGTCCGCCTCTGGGACACCACCACCGGCCACCCCCTCGGCAACCCCCTGACCGGCCACACCGACACAGTCAGCAACGTCACCTTCAGCCCCGACGGCACCCGCCTGGCCACCGCCAGCAACGACGCCACAGCTCGCGTGTGGAGTGTCGAAACCCAGCTCCCGACAACTGATTTCCTGTTCGGGCACAGCGACGCGTTGGACGGTCTCGCCTTCAGCCCCGACGGACGGCAGTTGGCCACGGGTAGCGCGGATGCGACGGTGCGGTTGTGGAACGCCGACACCGGCCAAGCCATCGGCGCACCCCTGACCGGACACGAAAGCGTCGTTCACAGCGTCGCCTTCACTCCCGATGGAAAACGCATATTCACGGGAAGCTTCGATCGCACCGTGCGCATCTGGGATCCTTATTCCACTGCCTCCTGGGCCGGCCACGACGCGTTTGTCTCGGGCGTGGCGTTCAGTCCCGACGGCAAGATATTGGCCAGCAGCAGCGGTGACGCGACGATTCGCCTTTGGGATCCGCGCAGCGGTCAACCGTTGGGTAGGCCACTCACCGGTCACACCGGGCCGGTCAACAGCGTGGCCTTCAGTCCCGACGGCACTCGCCTCGCCTCCGGCGGTTCTGATACCACGGTGCGGATATGGGACGCCGAGACCGGCCAGCCCGACGGCGCACCACTCACCGGCCACACCGACGCGGTCTATTCGGTGGCGTTCAGCCCCGACGGCACCCGGCTGACCTCAGTCGCCGATGACGATACGGCGCGGGTGTGGAACGTCGCTGAAAGGCGACTCAACGCAGAGCCGGTTGCAGGTGTCACCCGGGTCGCCTTGAGCCCGGATTCGCAGCGCTTGGCCTACACCGAGGAAGGTAGCAACACCGTTTACGTCGCCGACCTGGAGGTCGGCGGCCTTGTCGGGGATCCGCTCACAGGGCACACCAGCGACCTCAGGCAGATGGTGTTCAGTCCTGACGGACAACGTCTGGCGACGGCCGGCCTTGACGCCAGTGTCCGGTTGTGGGAAGTCGAGACCGGGCGGCCCATCGGTGAACCACTCATCGGGCACCGGGCCGCGGTGCTCGGCCTCGCGTTCAGTCCCGACGGTCGCCTATTGGCCAGCAGCAGCTACGACGGAACCGTCCAGTTGTGGGACACCGAGAGCGGTCGGGCGTACGGAGAACCTATCGGCTCGAACGGCGGCGGCGTCGTTGGTCTGGCGTTCAGTCCCGACGGGGACAGTATCGCTTTCGGCGGATACGGCAACACGGTTCGGTTGGTCCCCGCACGGGCCGGCGAGGCAGACCTGTGTGACAAGCTCACCGCGAACATGAGTCACCGGCAATGGAACGACTGGGTCTCCCCTGAAATCGACTATCAACAGACCTGCCCCGACCTGCCAATCGCACCCGACCCCCCCAGCACGCAGTGA
- a CDS encoding tetratricopeptide repeat protein: MTEPPPAEVAIQKAQTLLDIGRNRDAAMIAWEGLRSEPENPALMGLVAWALQADCRHSEARQWAERSLSFDARQAWVHDVRARAILDGTGTPEQAVESAFTAVRLDPSSTVNRFTLTRAYLQAGMPAEGESTAHAIRRSDPESELGPLAEAMVEIDRARFLRLRPILAGFAVVVTNGLILVVWGIWWLVLAAKRAGPLRRADSLILEAVRLDPGNAATHAAAAEVAQMRFRYVQSVDSSLAAAAIEAGLVDADELAAKITRRTCLAAIAGFAFWYVWTTALSAYTSETAAGVSGAVIGLAALGAVCWLDRVQTRRLPAGLLRRVRRQWGLPVVASAVALLCLALGVGLVLDSTPVLAVAAFVPGVAVASSAAILLVALHSGRR; encoded by the coding sequence ATGACAGAGCCTCCCCCGGCCGAGGTGGCCATCCAAAAAGCGCAGACGCTGCTCGATATCGGCCGCAATCGCGACGCGGCCATGATCGCGTGGGAGGGGTTGCGCAGCGAACCCGAGAACCCCGCCCTGATGGGGTTGGTGGCATGGGCCCTGCAAGCCGACTGCAGGCATTCGGAAGCCAGGCAATGGGCTGAACGCTCACTGAGCTTCGATGCGCGCCAGGCGTGGGTCCATGATGTCCGGGCGCGGGCAATCCTGGACGGGACCGGAACGCCGGAGCAAGCTGTCGAATCCGCTTTCACCGCAGTGCGATTGGACCCCTCCAGCACTGTCAACAGGTTCACCCTCACGCGCGCATACCTGCAGGCCGGTATGCCGGCGGAGGGTGAGTCGACCGCGCACGCGATCCGCCGATCCGACCCCGAATCGGAGCTGGGCCCACTGGCCGAGGCGATGGTGGAAATCGACCGTGCGAGGTTCCTCCGGCTGCGGCCGATCTTGGCCGGGTTCGCGGTCGTCGTGACCAACGGACTCATTCTGGTCGTCTGGGGTATCTGGTGGCTGGTGCTGGCGGCCAAGCGCGCAGGACCGTTGCGGCGCGCCGACAGTCTGATCCTGGAGGCGGTGAGGTTGGATCCCGGCAATGCCGCGACTCACGCTGCGGCAGCCGAAGTGGCCCAAATGAGGTTCCGCTACGTCCAGTCGGTGGATTCGTCTCTTGCCGCCGCCGCCATCGAGGCCGGCCTGGTCGACGCCGACGAACTGGCCGCCAAGATAACCCGCAGAACCTGTCTGGCCGCGATCGCCGGTTTCGCCTTCTGGTACGTCTGGACCACCGCTCTGTCCGCCTACACGTCAGAGACCGCAGCCGGTGTCAGCGGGGCGGTGATCGGCCTAGCTGCCCTCGGCGCCGTCTGCTGGCTGGACCGCGTGCAGACGCGCCGCCTTCCGGCCGGATTGCTGCGTCGGGTGCGGCGCCAATGGGGGCTGCCGGTGGTGGCGTCGGCTGTTGCGCTTCTCTGCCTCGCCCTCGGTGTCGGCCTCGTATTGGATTCGACTCCTGTGTTGGCCGTGGCCGCTTTCGTTCCCGGGGTCGCAGTCGCTTCCTCCGCAGCGATACTCCTGGTCGCCTTGCATTCAGGGCGGCGATGA
- a CDS encoding ATP-binding protein, giving the protein MAQDPEVVRALEGAVRTDPLNRALRLHLIDLLLAEAQHPAALGHCEVLLQQSPGDADAIHRKEAALAGFAAASPRAASLSPTQPDRERVSHEPLTDVPVSDLFDIVRPAVTLADVAGMTDVKQRLRLSFLEPMRNEELRRAFGHSLRSSLLLWGPPGCGKTFLAKALAGELGLYFIHVGIADILEMWLGNSERNVKRVFDEARRMRPTLMFIDELDALGHKRSQTSGAVRNVVNQLLLELDGATSDNEGLLVLGATNQVWDVDPALLRPGRFDRKVVVLPPDLPARAAILAHHLRKSPTEDLDLDSVARNTEGYSGADLARICSAAVEFALHDSVRAGSTRPVNQRHLEAARRDTPPSTRPWFNLAENYIAFSDDRDEYADLARYLTESRARWRRR; this is encoded by the coding sequence ATGGCGCAGGATCCTGAGGTCGTTCGCGCACTCGAGGGCGCAGTCCGAACCGACCCGTTGAACCGGGCGCTGCGCCTGCACCTGATCGACCTGCTGCTCGCCGAGGCGCAACACCCCGCTGCGCTCGGCCATTGCGAAGTGCTGTTGCAACAATCCCCCGGCGACGCGGACGCGATCCACAGAAAGGAGGCGGCGCTGGCTGGTTTCGCAGCGGCGTCACCGCGTGCCGCCTCGCTGTCGCCCACCCAGCCGGACCGTGAACGGGTTTCCCACGAGCCCCTCACCGACGTACCGGTCAGCGACCTTTTCGACATAGTCCGGCCTGCGGTGACCCTGGCCGACGTCGCGGGAATGACGGACGTCAAGCAGCGGCTGCGTTTGAGCTTTCTGGAACCGATGCGCAACGAGGAGTTACGCAGGGCATTCGGTCATTCGCTGCGCTCGAGCCTGTTGCTGTGGGGCCCCCCGGGCTGCGGTAAGACATTCCTGGCCAAGGCCTTGGCCGGCGAACTGGGTCTCTACTTCATCCATGTGGGCATCGCCGACATCCTGGAGATGTGGCTGGGTAACAGTGAACGCAACGTCAAACGCGTGTTCGATGAAGCCCGCCGGATGCGTCCGACATTGATGTTCATCGACGAGCTGGATGCGCTCGGCCACAAGCGCTCGCAGACCTCCGGCGCCGTCCGCAACGTCGTGAACCAACTGCTGCTGGAACTCGACGGAGCGACCAGCGACAACGAGGGGTTGCTGGTGCTGGGGGCGACCAACCAGGTCTGGGACGTCGACCCCGCTCTGTTGCGCCCCGGCAGATTCGACCGCAAGGTGGTGGTTCTGCCGCCAGATCTGCCCGCCAGGGCGGCGATCCTGGCTCACCACCTGCGCAAGTCGCCCACCGAGGACCTGGACCTCGACTCCGTCGCCCGCAACACCGAGGGATACTCGGGTGCAGATCTGGCGCGGATCTGCAGCGCAGCCGTAGAATTCGCATTACATGATTCGGTTCGCGCCGGATCGACAAGGCCGGTGAACCAGCGTCACCTCGAAGCGGCACGGCGAGACACCCCGCCGAGCACGAGACCGTGGTTCAACCTCGCCGAGAACTACATCGCGTTCTCCGACGACCGTGACGAGTACGCCGATTTGGCAAGGTATCTCACCGAGAGTCGCGCACGGTGGCGCCGGCGATGA